TTAGCCGATCGACCAGATCCTCGCAACGCTCCAAATAGGCTGATCGGGAGGCACGGGGATACAGTTCTACGCCATATCCACTGTCTTCGAAGTGCATATATTCAAAGTCGAAAAGATCAAGCGCATTCAATGGCCCTAAGAAGTCTGGCCGGATATAAATGGTCGGATTCTCCTCCTTATCGACAAAAGGCGCCATGACCAATCCTTCAGGTTTTGGCGATTCTACATTTGCATCTCGTTGGAGAATGATATTTACCTCCTTTGATCCCGGGAGACTGAATGCGCAAAAAGGAAGGTCTGAACGTTCGAGTTGAATGAGCTTCTCTTTATTGTCCATCTGCATCGATTACCATTACCGTTAGCTTACAAAGAGCGATCAATCGCTCAGCATCATCTTTTACACGAATGTCCCAAACGTGAACTTTCCTACCAATATGGACAGGAAGGGCTTTCGCGTGAATATGACCAGCTTTGACCGATCTCAGGTGTTGAGCTGTGACCTCCATGCCTACTGTATGCTTCCCTTGTTTGTGGACCAAAGCATAAGATGCGAAACTGCCTACGGTCTCCGCTAAGGTCGCAGTAGCTCCTCCATGGAGAATGCCAAAAG
This sequence is a window from Flavobacteriales bacterium. Protein-coding genes within it:
- a CDS encoding hotdog fold thioesterase translates to MAWIEEELDLSQINALAQGMVKHMGIVFTAVDDEGLTASMPVEESSHQPFGILHGGATATLAETVGSFASYALVHKQGKHTVGMEVTAQHLRSVKAGHIHAKALPVHIGRKVHVWDIRVKDDAERLIALCKLTVMVIDADGQ